In the Oreochromis aureus strain Israel breed Guangdong linkage group 14, ZZ_aureus, whole genome shotgun sequence genome, one interval contains:
- the il12a gene encoding interleukin-12 subunit alpha isoform X1 yields the protein MDAERIPAYVASCVLLLSLSWRTSEALPVPAPSPGTGGQCADFYKMLLLNISNALDSIYLTDGIQSEKIEMRSTGDTVLACAPTLTQNLGCVTQRNSSFSESECLKNIKMDLLYYHEEIASYLGGPLKNGPEEIRLLSPIVEITKNLTENCFPQLDVENLPSKASKDDKKWGNDSYSNRLEMNKMMKGFHIRAITINRAIGYISSGDHRK from the exons ATGGATGCTGAACGAATCCCAGCTT ACGTCGCCagctgtgtgctgctgctgtccctGAGCTGGCGCACATCCGAAGCTCTCCCGGTGCCGGCACCGAGCCCGGGGACCGGCGGTCAGTGCGCCGACTTCTACAAGATGCTCCTGCTGAACATCTCAAACGCTCTGGACAGT ATTTATTTGACTGATGGTATCCAATCCGAAAAAATTGAGATGAGGAGTACTGGGGACACAGTACTGGCCTGTGCACCCACTCTGACTCAG AACTTAGGTTGCGTGACACAAAGAAATTCTTCCTTCAGTGAG AGTGAATGTCTGAAGAACATAAAGATGGACCTGCTCTACTATCATGAAGAGATTGCGTCTTACCTCGGAGGTCCTCTCAAAAATGGTCCAGAGGAAATTAGACTTCTGAGCCCAATCGTGGAAATCACAAAGAATCTCACAGAG AACTGCTTTCCACAGCTGGATGTAGAGAACCTGCCCTCAAAGGCATCAAAG GATGACAAGAAGTGGGGCAATGACTCCTACAGCAACCGGCTGGAGATGAATAAGATGATGAAAGGCTTCCACATCAGAGCCATCACTATCAACCGAGCCATTGGCTACATCTCCTCGGGAGACCACAGGAAGTAA
- the il12a gene encoding interleukin-12 subunit alpha isoform X2, whose protein sequence is MANIQLYVASCVLLLSLSWRTSEALPVPAPSPGTGGQCADFYKMLLLNISNALDSIYLTDGIQSEKIEMRSTGDTVLACAPTLTQNLGCVTQRNSSFSESECLKNIKMDLLYYHEEIASYLGGPLKNGPEEIRLLSPIVEITKNLTENCFPQLDVENLPSKASKDDKKWGNDSYSNRLEMNKMMKGFHIRAITINRAIGYISSGDHRK, encoded by the exons ATGGCAAACATTCAACTAT ACGTCGCCagctgtgtgctgctgctgtccctGAGCTGGCGCACATCCGAAGCTCTCCCGGTGCCGGCACCGAGCCCGGGGACCGGCGGTCAGTGCGCCGACTTCTACAAGATGCTCCTGCTGAACATCTCAAACGCTCTGGACAGT ATTTATTTGACTGATGGTATCCAATCCGAAAAAATTGAGATGAGGAGTACTGGGGACACAGTACTGGCCTGTGCACCCACTCTGACTCAG AACTTAGGTTGCGTGACACAAAGAAATTCTTCCTTCAGTGAG AGTGAATGTCTGAAGAACATAAAGATGGACCTGCTCTACTATCATGAAGAGATTGCGTCTTACCTCGGAGGTCCTCTCAAAAATGGTCCAGAGGAAATTAGACTTCTGAGCCCAATCGTGGAAATCACAAAGAATCTCACAGAG AACTGCTTTCCACAGCTGGATGTAGAGAACCTGCCCTCAAAGGCATCAAAG GATGACAAGAAGTGGGGCAATGACTCCTACAGCAACCGGCTGGAGATGAATAAGATGATGAAAGGCTTCCACATCAGAGCCATCACTATCAACCGAGCCATTGGCTACATCTCCTCGGGAGACCACAGGAAGTAA
- the si:dkeyp-97b10.3 gene encoding uncharacterized protein si:dkeyp-97b10.3, whose amino-acid sequence MVAEMASCGAACHLEDGDGDIPAPENKDNLAENDSSSSENTGTSTDESSEDEEDDSEEDEAYGGTERDGEEEENEEAHAEDSINKPGAGTEAGVLNGKDERPFKSCCERCKAVQQSHGSELVTPKRLSKGRLQVQLEGEGTYECSVTGLVFEASEPVLVRYSVLSWSKFGAFLHDSWKFAGPIFNVDTVNKDASVLKSIQFPHSICLAHTDDDMTFSVLHIKGNRPVIEPTVDHSGSHVKWNVTSLSPVGPIIQTSQAVEHHGVVLVYKQLTTDNNSYSFHVYLGTNSASDIKDIKNQVRGYKTRYINIEKPPTCKLDEGTYRLLSEPEGEIKPQELKFTLAVTKMKGYFEAFFEQHPPFKLSLIEINTEETVWSATIREGDCVDNTERKPRKRTNSRQRSSSPSEDEIAFKKTRMQDEPDGVKTAVTQGQDMSEKQLLQVAKQLGKEWKQVGILLGVTVNDLDNIQTAETDVTMQKLKMLLRWKNRKSGEATARHLLESVKELDDLPNEVHQTLQDMMGNEAVK is encoded by the exons ATGGTGGCGGAGATGGCCAGCTGCGGTGCGGCTTGCCACCTCGAGGATGG AGACGGCGATATCCCCGCACCTGAGAACAAAG ATAATCTGGCAGAAAATGACAGCAGCAGTTCAG AAAACACAGGAACATCCACCGACGAGAGCTCAGAGGACGAAGAGGACGATTCAGAGGAGGATGAGGCTTATG GAGGCACTGAGAGGGATGGAGAAGAGGAAG AGAATGAAGAGGCCCATGCAGAAGACTCTATAAACA AGCCAGGTGCTGGAACCGAAGCAGGGGTGTTAAATGGAAAAG ATGAGAGGCCCTTCAAGTCATGCTGTGAAAGATGCAAAGCCGTCCAACAG AGCCACGGCAGTGAGCTGGTTACCCCGAAGAGACTGTCCAAGGGCCGGTTGCA GGTGCAGCTAGAAGGAGAGGGCACATATGAGTGTTCGGTCACTGGTCTGGTTTTTGAAGCGTCCGAGCCCGTTCTTGTGCGGTACTCTGTCTTATCCTGGTCCAAGTTTGGCGCCTTTCTGCATGACTCCTGGAAATTTGCTGGACCCATCTTCAATGTGGACACGGTCAATAAGGATGCGTCTGTCCTCAAGTCCATCCAGTTCCCACACTCCATCTGCCTTGCTC ATACTGACGATGACATGACATTCAGTGTCCTGCACATAAAGGGCAACCGTCCAGTCATCGAGCCTACGGTGGATCACTCAGGGAGCCACGTTAAGTGGAATGTGACGTCCCTATCGCCCGTTGGTCCCATCATTCAGACGAGCCAGGCTGTAGAGCACCACGGGGTGGTTCTGGTCTACAAGCAGCTCACCACTGACAACAACAGCTACAGCTTCCACGTTTATCTGGGCACAAACAGTGCATCTGACATCAAG gaTATAAAGAATCAGGTGCGGGGCTACAAGACTCGCTACATTAACATAGAAAAGCCTCCCACGTGCAAGCTGGACGAGGGAACGTATCGTCTCCTGAGCGAGCCGGAGGGAGAGATCAAACCTCAG GAACTGAAATTCACCCTTGCAGTCACTAAGATGAAGGGCTACTTTGAGGCTTTCTTTGAGCAGCACCCTCCATTTAAATTGTCTCTCATAGAGATTAACACTGAGGAGACTGTATGGTCTGCTACCATCAGAGAAG GTGACTGTGTGGATAACACTGAGAGGAAGCCGAGGAAAAGGACAAACA GCAGACAGAGAAGCAGCAGCCCCTCAGAAGACGAAATAGCCTTTAAAAAAACTCGAATGCAAGACGAGCCAG ATGGAGTGAAAACAGCAGTCACTCAGGGCCAGGACATGTCAGAGAAGCAGCTGCTGCAGGTGGCCAAGCAGCTCGGGAAGGAGTGGAAACAGGTGGGTATCCTTCTAGGTGTTACCGTCAATGATCTGGATAATATCcagacagcagagacagatgtgACCATGCAGAAGCTGAAGATGCTGCTGAGGTGGAAGAACAGAAAATCCGGGGAAGCCACAGCTAGACACCTTTTGGAAAGTGTGAAGGAGCTGGATGACTTGCCAAATGAGGTTCATCAGACATTACAAG atATGATGGGCAACGAAGCAGTAAAGTGA